The sequence ACGGTGATCGAGGCGTTGCGGGCCTGGGGCTTGCAGCATCGGACCCGCATCCTGAAAAAAGAGGTGCAGTAACGTACTTCACTTACGATACGCTGGGTAGCCGACGGGTTGTGGGGGTGGCTAATCCCAATCGGCGCATCCGGTAGGCCATGACCGCCGTTTGGCCCAGTTCATCGATAAGCCGCCAGTTGGCCACGACGCCCACGACCGCCCCAATGCCAGGCACCAGTTGCAACATTTTGGCCAGGTCGATATAATCGCGGTACTCCTGTTGAAAGGTGCGCCAGTCGAACTGATTGATGTCGTCGGGCAGGGTGTGGGCGTGTTCGTCCCAGCGTTCCATCTGGGCAAAAATGGCCTGCCGTCTGCTTTGGCTCGAAAACGCCAGTTGAAACACATGCAGCGCATACAGCCGTTCGCGGTAGTCTTTCACGTCGTAGCCATACAGCGCGGCGATATCGTACAACAGCTTCATTTTCAGGCTTAACAAAAGCGGAAAATCGGCCAGGCCAATCAGCAGGCCACCCGCGCCGGTGAGGCCGCCCTCGGCGGCACCCACCCGCTTGTACCAGGCAATGCGGTTGGCTACGTTGCTTTCGCACTCCGGCAGCGACTGATCGAGCACCGGCGTCGGGGCGGTGTATTCAGACCCCATCAGCACGGCCCGGGTCATGTGCTTGATGGCCCCGGTAATGACGGCATGGACTTTTTCGGGGATGATCCGGTTCATGCGCGTTTGCAGCGACTTTGCCAGACGGTTCATCACCGAGGGCCGTCGGCGCATCTGATCGGCCCAGGTTTGCATTTCGCGGCGGGCGGCTTCTTCGTAAGGGGTTGTGGGTACGTTCATGGCAGGATGTCGATGACCGGTAGGGCCAGCGTCTATTGCGTAAACAAAACAGCCCGGCGATTTGATTGATCGCCGGGCCATCTTCATGCTGCTGGGTACGTTCTACCGACCCGTATACCCGCCACCGTAGGCGCCTCCGCTGTTGGGTTGCCCCGGGTTGCCAAACGCGCTGGGCGCCACGCGGCGAGCCGGTTGACGGCGCGTAGCGATGATGCGGTCGCCATCGCGCAGGTGGTTTTCTTCGACGGTTTTGTAGGGGTCAACAAACTTCATGGGCTTCCACCAGGCGCGGCGCATGTAGAAATACCACTCGTAGAATTCGGCGCGGGCGTTGGCAATCTCGATCTGCCGGTTGGGGTGCTTGCGGTTGTCTTCGTCGAGGGTCAGTTTGAAGCCATCGCCCACCAGCATCACGTCGGGAATTTTCGAGCGCATGTCGTAGGGGTTGGGTTCGCCAAACTTCACGTCGAGGACAAACGTCACTACTTTGGTGTTGTTGCGGTCGCGCTCTGTGAGGTTGGGTAGCCGGATCAGCGGGTTGTATCGCCAGAGTTTGTAAATCTTCGGTGGAATCTGCTCGTATAGCTCAAACGCCCAGCGAATGAAGTAGGGGAGCGGAAACGCCATGATCGTGCTGGTGAGCGGTCGCACGTTGGCCTTGAATTCCTGTGCGGCCAGTGTTTCGAACAACCGGCCCCAACTGCCCATGAAAAACATGGTCAGCCCACCTACGATAGCCACACCGATGGTGAAGATCGACCCCAGCATGTAATCGTCGCGCCGGATCCAGCTCAGGCTACCCCGCATTATCACCACGTGCAGCATGCCAAGCAGGAAGACGATGCCCAGCAAGATGCCGTAGGTCCACAAAACAACGTTGGCGGTGCTAGGTAACAACTCGTTGATGATGATGGCATGACCCAGAAAAGCCAGTCCACCAAATACCAGAATTGTGCATAGCATGTACAGAATAATACCCCGTACTTCAGGCCGACGGATAAACCGCCCTTTCGCCTGGGAGACGGTGGTGGTAACTAACGAACGGGCTTCATTGCCAAAGTTGGGGGTATACATTCCTGTTGACGGTTGAGGGTTGGCGTTTAACGTTCAGAGCGGGTGCCAAAATAACGCAGCGACGGACACTAACGTTAAACGCCAGACGTCAAATGTTAAACTCCTTTATTAATCGTTAACTACTTCTGCTTCGGATTCGACTGTCCAGGTGAGCGCCGACTGATCGTCCAGATTGATGTGAAGCGTCGAGCCGGGGGTTAGCTCGCCGCTGATAATCATGCGCGAGATGGGGCGGCGTAGCTGACTGCGAATGACGCCTTTGAGCGGCCGGGCCCCATACCGCGGGGTAAATCCACTGAGGGCTAGTTGCTGCCGCGCCTCGGGGCTGATGGCCAGCGTAATCCCCTGTTTGCGCAGGGGCTCGGTGAGACCACGGAGGTGAATATCGAAAATCTTCACCACGTTGGCCTCCGAAATTGGGGCAAACGGCACAATCTCGGTAAGGCGGGCCAGGAATTCAGGCCGGAAGTGGCGGCTCATAATCTCCATTAGGTCGGCAGCGGCGGGGATGGTGCCTTCGCCAAACTGTTTCACCACAAATTCGCTGCCGATGTTGGAGGTAAACAGCACGACGGCGTTGCTGAAGTCGCCCTCTTTACCGAGTCGGTCGTGGAGTTTGCCTTCGTCCAGAATTTGCAGGAAGATGTCGAACACCGACGGGTGGGCCTTTTCGATTTCATCGAACAGCACGACTGAGTAAGGCTTCTCGCGGATTTTGTTCACCAGCAAACCACCCTGCTCGTAACCAACGTACCCGGGAGGGGCGCCGTACAGCAACGCGGCGGAGTGTTCTTCTTTAAACTCCGACATATCGAACCGGATCAGGAACGACTCATCGTTGAACAGGAAATCGGCTAGGGCTTTGGCCAACTCGGTTTTGCCGGTGCCGGTAGGTCCCAGCAGGAAGAAGGCCCCCGTGGGTTGCTTGCCAGTGCTGAGGCCCGCCCGTGCTTCTAGAATGGCCGCAGCCAGCGTTTCGACGGCATGGTCTTGCCCCACCACGCGCTGCCGCAACACCTCATCCATCCGTAACAGCCGGTCGCGCTCGTTGGTTTGTAGCTTACCCATCGGAATACCTGTTTTGGCGGCTACCAGGGCGGCAACGTCCTGCTTGCGTACCTGCTCGTGTGGGATGCTCGTCAGGGGGAGCAATTGGGCCAGCCGGTCGCGGAGGTAATCGGCCAGTACGTCGGGCAGTTCGATGGTGTCGGGCTGTGTTTCGTCGGGGAGTTGTTGTTGCAGAATGGGGCTGATCTTGTTCTGCATTTGCTGCAACAGCCAGCGGTATTCGGCCAGTTGCTCGGCGGGTTCGAGGTCGGCTACGCGCTCGCTCACGCTCTCCAATTCAGTCTGCAACGCCTTGATGTCTGACTCGGCCGTTTGGCCCATCGTGCGGATGGCGGCCATCGTGCGGTCAAGCAGATCGACGGCGGCGTCGGGTAGGCGACGGTCTTTCACGTACCGTTGCGCCAGCCGAACGGCTTCTTCAGCCACCCCCGGCTCAGTGGTCAGTTGGTGGTGCTCCTCGTAGCGCGGAATCAACGTACCCACCATGCGGGCGGCCGCTACGGTCGTGGGTTCATGCACGGGCAGCTGCTCGAACCGGCGGCTGAAGGCCTCGTCTTTCTCCACGTATTGCCGGTATTCGTCGAGGGTGGTAGCGCCCACGACGGTCAGCTCGCCCCGCGCCAGTTCGGGCTTGAGCAATTGGGAAACGCCCGCGCCCACCGACCCCTGCGGGTTGAGCAGCATGTGAATTTCGTCGATAAACAAAATCGGTTTATCGAGTTGCTTTAGCTCGCGGATAATGTTTTTGATGCGGTCTTCGACTTCCCCTTTGTAGGAAGCCCCCGCCACCAGTGAGCCCAGATCAAGTTCGTACAACTCAGACGCTTTGAGCGATTCGGGAACGGTGCCCGCCACAATGGCCTGCGCGAAGCCTTCCACGAGCGCTGTTTTGCCAACGCCCGGTTCGCCCAGCAACATCACGTTGGGTTTGGTGCGGCGCAGCAGAATTTCCAGCATCAGCCGCAGCTCGCGATCGCGGCCCAGAATCGGGTCGAGCTTGCCTTCGCGGGCTACGTCGGTTTTGTTCACGCAGAACCGGCTCAGGGCCGATTGACCCGTTTGGTCGGGTGCGCCCTCAGCCCCGCCCGCCGGAGCGGT comes from Fibrella aestuarina BUZ 2 and encodes:
- a CDS encoding EcsC family protein encodes the protein MNVPTTPYEEAARREMQTWADQMRRRPSVMNRLAKSLQTRMNRIIPEKVHAVITGAIKHMTRAVLMGSEYTAPTPVLDQSLPECESNVANRIAWYKRVGAAEGGLTGAGGLLIGLADFPLLLSLKMKLLYDIAALYGYDVKDYRERLYALHVFQLAFSSQSRRQAIFAQMERWDEHAHTLPDDINQFDWRTFQQEYRDYIDLAKMLQLVPGIGAVVGVVANWRLIDELGQTAVMAYRMRRLGLATPTTRRLPSVS
- a CDS encoding TssN family type VI secretion system protein, whose product is MYTPNFGNEARSLVTTTVSQAKGRFIRRPEVRGIILYMLCTILVFGGLAFLGHAIIINELLPSTANVVLWTYGILLGIVFLLGMLHVVIMRGSLSWIRRDDYMLGSIFTIGVAIVGGLTMFFMGSWGRLFETLAAQEFKANVRPLTSTIMAFPLPYFIRWAFELYEQIPPKIYKLWRYNPLIRLPNLTERDRNNTKVVTFVLDVKFGEPNPYDMRSKIPDVMLVGDGFKLTLDEDNRKHPNRQIEIANARAEFYEWYFYMRRAWWKPMKFVDPYKTVEENHLRDGDRIIATRRQPARRVAPSAFGNPGQPNSGGAYGGGYTGR
- a CDS encoding ATP-dependent Clp protease ATP-binding subunit, whose amino-acid sequence is MTLSASTKRAVQIAQALAKETQHAAVSPPHLLKGLLHNDVGLASWVAALGKDVHFLRDWADYRIELLPRNGKVVENPPSDFQTQAAFQLADLMATQFETMEVEPVHVLAALLKPKVAFSEDQLKSLPMVQKEVLDAIQDERIVLNGLQPGQSTGTAPAGGAEGAPDQTGQSALSRFCVNKTDVAREGKLDPILGRDRELRLMLEILLRRTKPNVMLLGEPGVGKTALVEGFAQAIVAGTVPESLKASELYELDLGSLVAGASYKGEVEDRIKNIIRELKQLDKPILFIDEIHMLLNPQGSVGAGVSQLLKPELARGELTVVGATTLDEYRQYVEKDEAFSRRFEQLPVHEPTTVAAARMVGTLIPRYEEHHQLTTEPGVAEEAVRLAQRYVKDRRLPDAAVDLLDRTMAAIRTMGQTAESDIKALQTELESVSERVADLEPAEQLAEYRWLLQQMQNKISPILQQQLPDETQPDTIELPDVLADYLRDRLAQLLPLTSIPHEQVRKQDVAALVAAKTGIPMGKLQTNERDRLLRMDEVLRQRVVGQDHAVETLAAAILEARAGLSTGKQPTGAFFLLGPTGTGKTELAKALADFLFNDESFLIRFDMSEFKEEHSAALLYGAPPGYVGYEQGGLLVNKIREKPYSVVLFDEIEKAHPSVFDIFLQILDEGKLHDRLGKEGDFSNAVVLFTSNIGSEFVVKQFGEGTIPAAADLMEIMSRHFRPEFLARLTEIVPFAPISEANVVKIFDIHLRGLTEPLRKQGITLAISPEARQQLALSGFTPRYGARPLKGVIRSQLRRPISRMIISGELTPGSTLHINLDDQSALTWTVESEAEVVND